A DNA window from Hevea brasiliensis isolate MT/VB/25A 57/8 chromosome 2, ASM3005281v1, whole genome shotgun sequence contains the following coding sequences:
- the LOC110659291 gene encoding probable beta-1,4-xylosyltransferase IRX9H — protein sequence MASIRRTLSPAHHDRTYQNGVASANSPLSVDSPSHKFFTTDATKCSSTLATSFCSFNIVTLRRFLAGASLQKRKGFRRSFYRCLIFFAVGFFLGIFLFGYVENDVQNHDFSYEIKPPHVNAQLDNRSIKHDVFAINTVNLGVDTQMSYVSRFDFVPRKLLIVITPTYNRALQAYFLHRLGQVLRLLQPPLLWIVVETKSASMETADILRKTGVMYRHVVCERNSTTEKDRGVHQRNAALEHIERHRLDGIVYFADDDNVHSLELFESLREISRFGTWPVAMLAQSKNKAILEGPVCNGSQVIGWHTNEKSKRLRRFHVDMSGFAFNSTILWDPKRWQRHSSHPIRQLDTTKEGFQETTFIEQMVEDESQMDGVPLGCSRILSWHLHLDASGLAYPRGWLFQKNLDVILPVK from the exons ATGGCGTCTATTCGTCGAACGCTATCACCGGCACATCACGACCGCACATATCAAAACGGCGTCGCTTCCGCCAACTCTCCACTTTCAGTTGATTCGCCCTCTCACAAGTTCTTTACCACCGACGCCACTAAGTGCTCCTCTACATTAGCCACCTCCTTCTGCAGCTTCAACATCGTCACTCTCCGCAGGTTCCTTGCCGGCGCTTCCCTTCAGAAACGAAAAGGATTTCGCAGATCTTTCTACAGATGCTTGATATTCTTCGCTGTAGGCTTCTTTTTAGGTATCTTTCTGTTTGGTTATGTGGAAAATGATGTCCAGAATCATGATTTCTCTTACGAGATCAAGCCGCCGCATGTCAATGCTCAATTAGATAATCGCAGTATTAAGCACGATGTTTTTGCGATAAATACTGTGAATTTGGGGGTTGATACGCAAATGAGCTATGTTTCCAGATTTGATTTTGTTCCGAGGAAGCTATTAATCGTGATTACGCCAACGTATAATCGTGCTTTACAGGCCTATTTTCTGCATAGATTAGGGCAGGTGCTCAGGCTGTTGCAGCCTCCTTTGTTGTGGATTGTGGTGGAAACGAAGTCGGCGTCTATGGAGACGGCAGACATTCTGAGGAAAACGGGGGTAATGTATAGGCATGTGGTGTGCGAGAGGAATTCCACGACTGAGAAAGACAGAGGTGTACATCAGAGAAATGCGGCTTTGGAGCATATAGAGAGGCATAGGCTCGATGGAATTGTTTATTTCGCTGATGATGATAATGTGCATTCGCTTGAGTTGTTCGAAAGCCTGAGAGAAATCAG CCGATTTGGCACTTGGCCTGTTGCAATGCTTGCACAAAGTAAAAACAAAGCAATTTTGGAAGGTCCAGTATGCAATGGAAGTCAGGTAATTGGATGGCACACCAATGAAAAAAGTAAAAGACTCCGGAGGTTTCATGTTGATATGTCAGGATTTGCCTTCAACAGCACTATCTTGTGGGACCCAAAGAGATGGCAGCGCCACTCTTCGCATCCAATTCGACAGCTAGACACAACGAAGGAGGGCTTCCAA GAGACCACATTCATAGAGCAAATGGTAGAAGATGAAAGTCAAATGGATGGTGTTCCTCTGGGCTGTTCAAGGATATTGAGTTGGCATCTTCATTTGGATGCTAGTGGTCTTGCGTATCCCCGAGGTTGGCTGTTTCAGAAGAACCTTGATGTCATTCTCCCTGTCAAATGA